The Pseudomonadota bacterium DNA window ATATTGCCGGGATCGCGGAAAAATTCTTTATACCAGTCGATAGTTTTTTTCAGGCTGGTTACGATATCCCATCGCGGGGTCCAGTGCAGAACCGTTTTAGCCTTGCTGATATCCAGTTTCAAGAGGGTTGATTCGTGGGGTTCATCATTTGCTGTACCATTTTTATCCGGTATTTTTTCCCAGGAGCCGCTATCCCAGATAGTGACAATTATATCAGCTAATTGGGCAACCGTTATAACCGATTCATCACTGGGTCCAAAGTTCCAGGCTCCCTGGTATATTTCCGGTTGGGAGAACATTTTTTCTGCCAGCACTAGATAGCCGGATAGTGGTTCAAGAACGTGTTGCCAGGGCCTGGTGGCGTTGGGATTTCTGATGACCATTGGCCGGTTTTGGTGCAGGGCAACCAGACAATCGGGCAGCAAGCGGTCACTTTGCCAGTCGCCCCCGCCGATGACATTGCCGGCTCGGGCGGTGGCCAGCGATTTACGGTGCTGCTTGATTGATTTTGGGTTGAAAAAGGATTGCCGGTAGGCGGTACTTATGATTTCGGAACCGGCTTTACT harbors:
- the rfbG gene encoding CDP-glucose 4,6-dehydratase, translated to MIDKEFWQNKKVLVTGHTGFKGSWLSLWLNLLGAEVFGYALPPRTEIDNFVLTNLQQRIDNNLADIRDYHQLLNVFQQSKPEIVFHLAAQPIVRESYRKPKETFDINLGGTVNLLECCRLTESVQVIINITSDKCYENREQFQGYREEDRLGGFDPYSSSKAGSEIISTAYRQSFFNPKSIKQHRKSLATARAGNVIGGGDWQSDRLLPDCLVALHQNRPMVIRNPNATRPWQHVLEPLSGYLVLAEKMFSQPEIYQGAWNFGPSDESVITVAQLADIIVTIWDSGSWEKIPDKNGTANDEPHESTLLKLDISKAKTVLHWTPRWDIVTSLKKTIDWYKEFFRDPGNMYDYAVKQIREYQIPENQAADE